In Streptomyces sp. NBC_00569, a single genomic region encodes these proteins:
- a CDS encoding lysylphosphatidylglycerol synthase domain-containing protein — protein MIRDQEESTERQGVHPDKAEGTSGASARPDSDEADHSPVTERLGRPAEAPAGDVSEKTMKAAEATPEKTAGAGPERAEVPLVDPECIDAEAHSERVEGDEPLLPARVHRPSDLMRLLVGVLAIAVLLSIAAFAHGTTSGLQQDISKGTGAAPDLMIKFAGLASSIAILLVPVAFAIERLIKRDGLRIADGVLAAVLAHGVTLATDLWVAQGAPGSIQDALTRPSPGDIHALTDPVHGYLAPVIAYMTAVGMSRRPRWRVVLWVVLLLDAFAMLVTGYTTPFSIILTVLIGWTVAYGTLYAVGSPNVRPTGQTLLAGLRHVGFHPVSAAREEAHEGASENGDRGRRYFVTLEDGPPLDVTIVDREQQAQGFFYRVWRRLTLRGITTGRSLQSLRQALEQEALLAYAAIAAGANAPKLIATSELGPDAVMLVYEHTGGRSLDSVPDEEITDGLLRDTWHQVQALQSRRIAHRRLTSDAILVDRSGTVILTDLRGGEIASGDLILRMDIAQLLATLGLRVGAERAVASAVGVLGPDAIADCLPLLQPIALSRTTRSTLRKLGRERSEREREAVLEASRRAKQARLDEASLAEPSPAEESTPTEGATEKTPSPKTVAERITPPSAKTSAKVERQTEKAERQAEKAERQAEKKAIDEALDEAREEDLLTQIRHQVLRIRPQAPVEPARLERVKPRTLVSFIAGAIGAYFLLSQLTHIEFGTLFDQAEWGWVAAAVLFSALSYFAAAMSLLGFVPERVPFLRTVAAQVAGSFVKIVAPAAVGGVALNTRFLQRAGVRPGLAVASVGASQLFGLGAHIMMLLTFGYLTGTEKTPSLSPSRTVIAGLLTVAVLVLVVTSIPFLRKFVVTRVRSLFAGVVPRMLDVLQRPQKLITGIGGMLLLTACFVMCLDASIRAFGDESTTLSLASVAVVFLAGNALGSAAPTPGGVGAVEATLTVGLIAVGLPKEVAAPAVLLYRLLTLWVPVLPGWLFFNHLSRRGSL, from the coding sequence GTGATACGAGATCAAGAAGAATCGACGGAGCGGCAGGGCGTGCATCCCGATAAGGCGGAGGGCACCTCTGGGGCTTCGGCGCGCCCGGACAGCGACGAGGCCGACCACTCCCCCGTGACCGAACGCCTCGGCCGACCGGCCGAGGCGCCCGCGGGAGACGTATCCGAGAAGACCATGAAGGCCGCGGAGGCCACTCCCGAGAAGACCGCGGGAGCCGGGCCCGAGCGGGCCGAGGTCCCTCTCGTCGACCCGGAGTGCATCGACGCCGAGGCGCACTCCGAGCGGGTGGAGGGCGACGAACCGCTCCTCCCCGCGCGCGTGCACCGCCCCTCCGACCTGATGCGTCTGCTGGTGGGCGTTCTCGCGATCGCCGTACTCCTGTCGATCGCCGCCTTCGCCCACGGCACGACGTCGGGTCTTCAGCAGGACATCAGCAAGGGCACCGGCGCCGCTCCCGACCTCATGATCAAGTTCGCGGGGCTCGCGTCGAGCATCGCGATCCTCCTCGTCCCGGTCGCCTTCGCGATCGAGCGGCTGATCAAACGCGACGGGCTGCGGATCGCCGACGGTGTTCTCGCGGCCGTCCTCGCGCACGGGGTGACGCTCGCGACGGACCTGTGGGTCGCCCAGGGCGCCCCGGGGTCGATCCAGGACGCCCTCACCCGCCCGTCGCCGGGCGACATCCATGCGCTGACCGATCCGGTGCACGGCTATCTGGCGCCCGTCATCGCCTACATGACGGCCGTCGGGATGTCCCGCAGACCACGCTGGCGCGTGGTGCTGTGGGTGGTGCTGCTGCTCGACGCGTTCGCGATGCTGGTCACCGGCTACACGACACCGTTCTCGATCATCCTGACGGTCCTCATCGGCTGGACCGTCGCCTACGGCACGCTCTACGCGGTCGGTTCACCGAACGTGCGGCCCACTGGCCAGACGCTCCTCGCGGGCCTGCGGCACGTCGGCTTCCACCCGGTGAGCGCGGCCCGCGAAGAGGCCCACGAGGGTGCCTCGGAGAACGGCGACAGAGGGCGGCGCTACTTCGTCACCCTGGAGGACGGTCCCCCACTCGACGTCACCATCGTCGACCGAGAACAGCAGGCGCAGGGCTTCTTCTACCGCGTGTGGCGCCGGCTGACGCTGCGCGGGATCACCACGGGCCGCAGTCTCCAGTCCCTGCGCCAGGCGCTGGAGCAGGAGGCGCTCCTCGCGTACGCGGCGATCGCGGCCGGGGCCAACGCACCGAAGCTGATCGCGACGTCCGAGCTCGGACCCGACGCGGTGATGCTCGTGTACGAGCACACGGGCGGCCGTTCGCTGGACTCGGTGCCGGACGAGGAGATCACCGACGGGCTGCTGCGCGACACCTGGCACCAGGTGCAGGCGCTCCAGTCGCGGCGTATCGCCCATCGGCGGCTCACCAGCGACGCGATTCTGGTGGATCGTTCCGGCACGGTGATCCTGACGGATCTGCGCGGCGGCGAGATCGCGTCCGGCGATCTGATCCTGCGCATGGACATCGCGCAGCTCCTGGCCACGCTGGGCCTTCGTGTGGGCGCCGAGCGGGCGGTGGCGTCCGCCGTCGGAGTGCTCGGCCCCGACGCGATCGCCGACTGCCTGCCACTGCTCCAGCCCATCGCCCTGAGCCGTACGACGCGCTCGACACTGCGCAAGCTCGGCAGGGAGCGTTCCGAACGCGAGCGCGAGGCCGTGCTCGAGGCGTCGCGCAGGGCGAAGCAGGCCCGCCTGGACGAGGCCTCCCTCGCCGAGCCCTCCCCCGCCGAGGAATCGACGCCTACGGAGGGGGCCACCGAGAAAACGCCCTCCCCGAAGACGGTCGCCGAGCGGATCACGCCCCCGTCGGCCAAAACCTCCGCGAAGGTCGAACGGCAGACCGAGAAAGCCGAGCGGCAAGCGGAGAAGGCCGAGCGACAGGCCGAGAAGAAGGCCATCGACGAGGCCCTGGACGAAGCGCGCGAGGAGGATCTCCTCACCCAGATCCGCCACCAGGTGCTCCGCATCCGGCCGCAGGCACCCGTCGAGCCGGCCCGCCTGGAGCGCGTCAAACCGCGCACCCTCGTGAGCTTCATCGCGGGCGCCATCGGCGCGTACTTCCTGCTGTCGCAGCTCACCCACATCGAGTTCGGCACGCTGTTCGACCAGGCCGAGTGGGGCTGGGTCGCCGCCGCCGTCCTGTTCTCGGCGCTGAGCTACTTCGCCGCCGCGATGAGTCTGCTCGGTTTCGTGCCGGAGCGGGTGCCGTTCCTGCGGACGGTCGCTGCCCAGGTCGCCGGTTCGTTCGTGAAGATCGTGGCTCCTGCCGCCGTCGGCGGTGTGGCGCTGAACACCCGCTTCCTGCAACGCGCGGGCGTGCGCCCAGGGCTCGCGGTGGCCAGCGTCGGCGCCTCCCAGCTCTTCGGCCTGGGCGCCCACATCATGATGCTGCTGACCTTCGGCTATCTGACCGGAACGGAGAAGACCCCGTCCCTGTCGCCGTCCCGGACGGTCATCGCGGGCCTGCTGACCGTCGCGGTCCTCGTGCTCGTGGTCACGTCGATCCCGTTCCTGCGGAAGTTCGTCGTCACGCGCGTACGGTCCCTGTTCGCCGGCGTCGTGCCGCGCATGCTGGACGTGCTCCAGCGGCCGCAGAAGCTGATCACCGGCATCGGCGGCATGCTCCTCCTGACGGCCTGCTTCGTGATGTGCCTGGACGCGTCGATCCGCGCCTTCGGGGACGAGTCGACGACGCTCAGCCTGGCCAGCGTC